From Sphingopyxis sp. MWB1, a single genomic window includes:
- a CDS encoding MFS transporter, which yields MLLIYALAYGGGVVAYTPFLMLFLPAQVTRLAGAEDVSWLGYMIFAGALAASLSGVLSGWLSDRTRSRRLWVAIGLTATILLQLAMPHYQSVAALLWLVVGWQIALNLMLVPLHAWAGELCPDSQKGLLGGLLSIAPVLGAASAMLIPAISSQLFADRIFAAAILTICLILPLLFFGRESASFTVQKQADCALADHPPLARARFCMWTARLLMQLSGAALAAYLYFWLRSIDPAMDDGAKAALFAGGLLLSVGAALLMGRWIDRHGHAFAILAALAVLACASLVAMALIGAPAGAKLAYVLFTAANAAFLALHSSQTLRILPDPRQRGYGIGLFNLTNTAPSLLMPWLAISVVPGFGFGPLFLILALLALGAALLLMAVPRDTGREAIRANPAERRLSAEGGV from the coding sequence ATGCTGCTCATCTACGCGCTTGCCTATGGCGGGGGCGTTGTCGCCTATACGCCCTTTCTGATGCTGTTTCTGCCAGCACAGGTCACCCGCCTCGCCGGGGCAGAGGATGTGAGCTGGCTCGGCTATATGATTTTCGCTGGCGCGCTTGCGGCCAGTCTGTCGGGGGTCCTGTCGGGATGGCTGAGCGACCGGACGCGCAGCCGCCGCCTGTGGGTCGCTATCGGGTTGACCGCAACGATCCTCCTGCAACTGGCCATGCCGCATTATCAGAGCGTCGCGGCGCTGTTGTGGCTGGTTGTGGGGTGGCAAATCGCGCTCAACCTGATGCTGGTGCCGCTGCACGCCTGGGCGGGGGAATTATGTCCCGACAGTCAAAAGGGCCTTCTCGGCGGGCTGCTTTCCATCGCTCCCGTGCTGGGGGCGGCGTCGGCGATGCTCATCCCGGCTATATCGTCCCAGCTCTTCGCAGACCGCATCTTTGCGGCCGCCATTCTCACCATATGCCTGATCCTGCCGCTGCTGTTTTTCGGGCGGGAGAGCGCCTCCTTTACGGTGCAGAAGCAAGCCGACTGCGCCTTGGCCGATCACCCCCCGCTTGCCCGCGCGCGCTTTTGCATGTGGACAGCGCGTTTGCTGATGCAGCTTTCCGGCGCAGCGCTTGCCGCCTATCTTTATTTCTGGCTGCGCAGCATCGACCCTGCGATGGATGATGGCGCAAAGGCGGCGCTGTTCGCGGGCGGGTTGCTGCTTTCGGTCGGGGCGGCCTTGCTGATGGGGCGCTGGATCGACCGTCATGGCCATGCTTTTGCTATTCTCGCGGCGCTTGCGGTCCTCGCCTGCGCGTCGCTTGTCGCAATGGCGCTGATCGGCGCTCCGGCGGGAGCGAAGCTGGCTTATGTCCTTTTCACCGCGGCCAATGCGGCTTTTCTGGCACTCCATTCCAGTCAGACCCTGCGCATTCTGCCGGACCCCCGCCAAAGGGGATATGGCATTGGCCTCTTCAATCTCACCAACACCGCGCCCTCGCTCCTCATGCCCTGGCTGGCGATTTCGGTCGTGCCGGGTTTCGGTTTCGGACCGCTGTTCCTGATCCTCGCCCTGCTCGCGCTTGGCGCGGCCCTCCTGCTCATGGCGGTGCCCCGGGACACCGGGCGCGAGGCCATTCGTGCAAATCCAGCCGAGCGTCGCCTGTCGGCGGAAGGCGGCGTCTGA
- a CDS encoding sugar MFS transporter, with amino-acid sequence MAHAPQDMAAGPGESESAASHVDAPELRWFVMGLFFIFGGITSLNDVIIPKLKELFTLSYTQAMLVQFCFFTAYLVIGIPGAKLVKKIGYMRGAVAGLLTMMVGCLLFIPASQQAVYGLFLFALFVLASGVVIVQVVANPLISLLGKPETAHSRLTFAQAFNSLGTTIFPIAGSVLILGSLATMSADQLSGAELDAYRTAESQAIVHGYLGIAAALAVVAGAVWLFRGRLKNERHEPSAALAGLDLLKRPRFGFGALCIFLYVGAEVSIGSLIVNYLMQGHVMALPEQAAGKLIGLYWGGAMVGRFIGSGLMRVISPGKLLAAVALGAIALILVSINTTGMISGYSLLAIGLMNAIMFPTIFSLASEKLGSRAADGSGIINVAIFGGAVIPLATGALADITGSLGLAMLLPAACYAVIAAFGYYARRAA; translated from the coding sequence ATGGCCCATGCACCGCAGGATATGGCGGCCGGACCCGGGGAAAGCGAAAGCGCTGCATCGCATGTTGATGCGCCGGAGCTGCGCTGGTTTGTAATGGGTCTGTTCTTCATCTTCGGGGGGATTACGTCCTTGAATGATGTGATCATCCCGAAGCTGAAGGAGCTGTTCACGCTGAGCTATACGCAGGCGATGCTGGTGCAATTCTGCTTCTTCACCGCCTATCTGGTCATCGGCATTCCGGGGGCAAAGCTGGTCAAGAAGATCGGTTATATGCGCGGCGCGGTGGCGGGGCTGCTGACGATGATGGTCGGCTGCCTGCTCTTCATCCCTGCCTCGCAGCAGGCGGTCTATGGCCTGTTTCTCTTTGCCCTGTTCGTGCTCGCGAGCGGGGTGGTGATCGTGCAGGTCGTCGCCAATCCGCTCATCTCGCTGCTCGGCAAGCCCGAAACCGCACACAGCCGGCTGACCTTTGCCCAGGCGTTCAACTCGCTGGGCACCACCATCTTTCCGATTGCTGGATCGGTGCTGATCCTCGGCAGCCTGGCGACGATGAGCGCGGATCAATTGTCGGGCGCCGAACTTGATGCCTATCGCACCGCCGAAAGCCAGGCGATCGTCCATGGCTATCTGGGCATTGCGGCGGCGCTGGCCGTTGTGGCGGGGGCGGTCTGGCTGTTCCGCGGCCGGCTCAAGAATGAACGGCATGAGCCGAGCGCGGCGCTGGCGGGGCTCGACCTGCTCAAGCGCCCGCGCTTCGGCTTTGGCGCACTGTGCATCTTTCTCTATGTCGGGGCCGAGGTGTCGATCGGCTCGCTGATCGTCAATTATCTGATGCAGGGCCATGTCATGGCGCTTCCCGAGCAAGCCGCGGGCAAGCTGATCGGCCTTTACTGGGGCGGCGCCATGGTCGGCCGCTTCATCGGATCGGGCCTGATGCGCGTCATCAGCCCGGGCAAGCTGCTCGCCGCGGTCGCGCTGGGCGCCATCGCGCTGATCCTTGTCTCGATCAACACGACCGGAATGATCTCCGGCTACAGCCTGCTCGCGATCGGCCTGATGAACGCGATCATGTTCCCGACCATCTTCAGCCTCGCTTCCGAAAAGCTCGGCAGCCGCGCCGCCGACGGATCGGGCATCATCAATGTCGCCATCTTCGGCGGCGCCGTCATCCCGCTCGCCACCGGGGCGCTTGCCGACATCACCGGAAGCCTCGGCCTCGCCATGCTGCTCCCCGCCGCATGCTACGCCGTCATCGCCGCATTCGGATATTATGCCAGACGGGCGGCGTAA
- a CDS encoding TonB-dependent receptor, with translation MKRDKFGYSALLALLSTAAAVPAYGQTAEPGATGDDSSEIIVTATRREQSLQDVSGVVQALSADQLRQDGINEIRQLQMAVPGLSIANQEGNVEIFIRGVGSANNTELGDPGAAPHLNGTYIPRPRGLGVMFYDLDRVEVNKGPQGTLYGRNALAGTLNIITAKPRLGEFSGYAQAEIANRSSYGAEGALNIPLGETLAVRAAGYYINRDYGFKNVSTGDLAKDLKPAGLEENYAGRLSLLWEPSDQLSVSIVGDYGKETGTGYPGANIFSAVQASGLRPDKLNLKHVVYRGLQGEMENELWGIQGRINYDFGSFGAELSGSYRSVDFYQVNASSDGIDYPGRDLDAVQYDNFSSNFWQTKSKSQVYEARLFANDDQRLRWNLGGFYFKEDQQVGYLAVADRGYCCYSGTEFTMPDVEGESYAFYADATYDVTDRLRLLGGIRYTEEKKSRYGIGGNWALTLGGENFDCCFATRLGTEGFRPALLDRPNFDVSGITTPQGRAQFLIEGIATPGMRDTLIAQIGSIADGTNPSGTCFERPDIDNGFVRCPASGGFTYANLTIPGQQQGSSKFDYIDWRAGFEYDLSDDNMIYGKVSTGHKSGGFNDSFAASPIPETFSPEELVVYEIGARNSFDAFGRRAIFNLTGFYYDYTDQVFQDLTCINLDEAQNPPVCNGYSMVNRNIGASRIYGAEAELRFQLPGQFALDLNAAYLDTKITRGTVADARAQDHSAGGESPLISLVGNRLPLASKMNVSARLSQWFEVGRGRFDWQALLNYRSSYFLSQFNEDDIVFLDGTRQSALEAGFPDRQKGYATLNLGMGYTIDNFRIEAWANNFLNEEVSQKALVGSSLNIRFLNDARSYGLRLRVNF, from the coding sequence ATGAAAAGGGATAAATTCGGATATTCGGCGCTGCTCGCGCTGCTTTCGACCGCAGCTGCGGTGCCGGCCTATGGCCAGACCGCAGAGCCCGGCGCAACCGGCGACGACAGCAGCGAGATTATCGTTACCGCAACGCGGCGCGAACAAAGCCTGCAGGATGTGTCGGGGGTGGTGCAGGCGCTCAGCGCCGATCAGCTTCGGCAGGATGGCATCAACGAAATTCGCCAGTTGCAGATGGCGGTTCCGGGGCTCAGCATCGCCAATCAGGAAGGCAATGTCGAAATCTTCATTCGCGGTGTCGGTTCGGCGAACAATACCGAACTCGGCGATCCGGGCGCCGCGCCGCATTTGAACGGCACCTATATCCCGCGCCCGCGCGGGCTGGGGGTGATGTTCTATGACCTTGACCGGGTCGAGGTGAACAAGGGGCCGCAGGGCACGCTCTATGGCCGCAACGCGCTTGCGGGCACGCTCAACATCATCACCGCCAAGCCGCGCCTCGGCGAATTCAGCGGCTATGCGCAGGCGGAAATCGCGAACCGCTCTTCCTATGGGGCAGAGGGCGCGCTCAATATTCCGCTGGGCGAGACTTTGGCGGTGCGCGCCGCGGGCTATTATATCAACCGCGACTATGGCTTCAAAAATGTCTCGACCGGCGATCTCGCCAAGGATTTGAAGCCTGCGGGGCTGGAGGAAAATTACGCGGGCCGCCTCTCGCTCTTGTGGGAGCCGAGCGACCAGCTCAGCGTCTCCATCGTCGGCGATTATGGCAAGGAAACGGGCACGGGCTATCCCGGCGCCAATATCTTCAGCGCGGTTCAGGCCAGCGGCCTGCGTCCCGACAAGCTCAATCTCAAACATGTCGTCTATCGCGGACTGCAGGGCGAAATGGAAAATGAGCTGTGGGGGATACAGGGCAGGATCAACTATGATTTCGGCAGCTTCGGCGCCGAACTGAGCGGCAGCTATCGCTCGGTCGATTTTTATCAGGTCAATGCCTCGTCCGACGGCATCGACTATCCGGGCCGCGACCTCGACGCGGTTCAATATGATAATTTCTCCAGCAATTTCTGGCAGACCAAGTCAAAGAGCCAGGTCTATGAAGCGCGCCTCTTCGCCAATGACGACCAGCGGTTGCGCTGGAATCTGGGCGGCTTCTATTTCAAGGAGGACCAGCAGGTCGGCTATCTCGCGGTCGCCGATCGCGGCTATTGCTGCTATTCGGGCACCGAATTCACCATGCCCGACGTGGAGGGCGAAAGCTATGCCTTCTACGCCGACGCCACCTACGACGTCACCGACCGCCTCCGCCTCCTCGGCGGCATACGTTACACAGAAGAAAAGAAATCGCGCTACGGCATAGGCGGCAATTGGGCGCTGACGCTGGGCGGTGAGAATTTCGACTGCTGTTTTGCAACGCGTCTGGGCACCGAAGGCTTTCGGCCCGCGCTGCTCGACCGCCCCAATTTCGACGTCAGCGGCATCACCACGCCGCAGGGCAGGGCGCAATTCCTGATCGAAGGCATTGCGACGCCGGGGATGCGCGATACGCTGATTGCTCAGATTGGTTCGATTGCCGATGGGACCAATCCCAGTGGCACCTGCTTTGAGCGGCCGGATATCGACAATGGTTTTGTGCGCTGCCCGGCCAGTGGCGGGTTCACCTATGCCAATCTCACCATTCCCGGTCAGCAGCAGGGAAGCTCGAAATTCGATTATATCGACTGGCGCGCGGGCTTCGAATATGATCTGAGCGATGACAATATGATCTATGGCAAGGTTTCGACCGGCCATAAATCGGGCGGCTTCAACGACAGTTTTGCCGCCTCGCCCATTCCGGAAACCTTCAGCCCGGAAGAGCTGGTCGTCTATGAAATCGGCGCCCGCAACAGCTTCGATGCCTTTGGTCGCCGCGCCATCTTCAACCTGACCGGTTTCTACTATGATTATACCGATCAGGTATTTCAGGATCTGACCTGTATCAATCTCGACGAAGCGCAAAATCCCCCGGTCTGCAACGGCTATTCGATGGTCAACCGCAATATCGGGGCGTCGCGCATCTATGGCGCGGAGGCAGAATTGCGCTTCCAGCTTCCCGGCCAATTTGCGCTCGATCTCAATGCCGCTTATCTCGACACCAAGATCACGCGCGGCACCGTGGCAGATGCGCGCGCGCAGGACCACAGCGCCGGGGGCGAATCGCCGCTGATCAGCCTTGTTGGCAATCGCCTGCCGCTGGCATCAAAGATGAACGTCAGCGCCCGGCTGTCGCAATGGTTCGAGGTCGGACGGGGCCGTTTCGACTGGCAGGCCTTGCTGAACTATCGCTCCTCCTATTTCCTCAGCCAGTTCAACGAGGATGATATCGTCTTCCTCGACGGAACGCGGCAGAGCGCGCTGGAGGCGGGTTTCCCCGATCGGCAGAAGGGCTATGCGACGCTCAACCTCGGCATGGGCTATACGATCGACAATTTCCGGATCGAGGCGTGGGCCAATAATTTCCTGAACGAGGAAGTGTCGCAAAAGGCGCTGGTCGGCTCCTCGTTGAACATACGTTTCCTCAACGATGCGCGCAGCTATGGCCTTCGCCTTCGCGTGAATTTCTAG
- a CDS encoding ImuA family protein, which translates to MQGKSVSIEAQDGACHSTALGHSTLDIAIGGGLARGRLHELFAAERADSSSAAGFTAMLACLVNQGRAPLFWLREDMAERQARLYPPGLAEIGIDPERIVLVALPDPVTLLRTAVDVARCASVGVAVIEVWRSPRALDLTASRRLALAAKASGVTILLLRVEAEPGPSAAQTRWSVHAAPSTALEAGAPGRPSFIIKLLRQRGRPDGGTWHLEWDRDRSSFRDTTLSGSMVSVSLGRSLARGAPLRTG; encoded by the coding sequence ATGCAAGGGAAGTCTGTCTCGATCGAGGCGCAAGACGGCGCGTGTCATTCGACAGCTCTGGGCCATTCGACGCTCGACATCGCAATTGGCGGCGGGTTGGCGCGGGGGCGATTGCACGAATTATTCGCAGCAGAACGGGCCGACAGCAGCAGTGCGGCTGGCTTCACGGCGATGCTGGCCTGTCTCGTCAACCAGGGGCGCGCTCCTTTGTTCTGGCTGCGCGAGGATATGGCGGAGCGACAGGCCCGTCTTTATCCGCCCGGATTGGCGGAGATAGGAATCGATCCGGAACGCATTGTGTTGGTCGCTTTGCCCGATCCGGTAACGCTGCTACGCACGGCGGTCGACGTGGCTCGCTGCGCTTCGGTGGGCGTCGCGGTGATCGAAGTGTGGCGCAGCCCGCGCGCGCTCGACCTGACTGCAAGTCGGCGTTTGGCGCTGGCGGCAAAAGCGTCCGGCGTCACCATCTTGCTTCTCCGTGTCGAAGCGGAGCCCGGGCCCAGCGCGGCCCAGACACGTTGGAGCGTTCACGCCGCGCCTTCCACAGCATTGGAGGCTGGAGCGCCCGGTCGGCCTTCTTTCATCATCAAATTGTTGCGTCAGCGTGGCCGTCCGGATGGTGGCACTTGGCATCTGGAATGGGATCGTGACCGAAGCAGCTTCCGCGATACGACGCTATCTGGCTCTATGGTTTCCGTTTCTCTCGGCCGATCGCTGGCGCGTGGCGCACCGCTCCGAACCGGATGA
- a CDS encoding Y-family DNA polymerase, which yields MTEAASAIRRYLALWFPFLSADRWRVAHRSEPDDAPFAFVEKQRGAMHVVALDSYALRLGLTPGLTLADARARVPELAVIEQDNHADHLWLERIADGCDRWSPMVALDPPDGVTLDVTGCAHLWGGEAALAAEVERRIGAAGMTLRHAFAKTAEAAQALARFQTAPAVNEHQAIRRLSIAALRLEEEDEMALRRAGLKTVGDLAARPMAPLAARFGAEMVTRLDRLLGHANSRISPRRAPPALMFEQRFAEPVARTEDILTALDGLVREAAKVLEEGGKGGRHFVGRLYRSDGAVREIAVETGLPTRDPAVTARLFWERINTLADPIDPGFGFDLVRLTVPTAEPLGPSQLELEGGGLSEEAMAALIDRLGTRLGRRRIRRFIWRDTHIPEQQMLTLPVSETRDPLPWPRPAAGEVPLRPLHLFDPPQPVEVLAEVPDGPPRRFRWRRTLHEVKRFEGPERIAGEWWRVPVERLPDPDPDPGALNNPPSRPLLTRDYFRVEDARGRRFWLFRHGLYERETQTPVWYIHGLFA from the coding sequence GTGACCGAAGCAGCTTCCGCGATACGACGCTATCTGGCTCTATGGTTTCCGTTTCTCTCGGCCGATCGCTGGCGCGTGGCGCACCGCTCCGAACCGGATGACGCGCCGTTCGCCTTCGTCGAAAAGCAGCGCGGCGCGATGCACGTCGTGGCGCTCGATTCGTATGCGCTGCGTCTGGGCCTGACCCCTGGTCTGACGTTGGCGGATGCGCGCGCGCGCGTTCCCGAGCTTGCCGTGATTGAGCAGGATAACCATGCCGACCATCTCTGGCTCGAGCGCATTGCCGATGGCTGCGACCGCTGGAGCCCAATGGTCGCCCTCGATCCGCCTGATGGGGTTACCCTCGATGTCACGGGATGCGCGCATCTTTGGGGGGGAGAGGCTGCGCTGGCGGCGGAGGTCGAACGGCGGATAGGCGCCGCCGGCATGACCCTGCGCCATGCCTTCGCCAAAACGGCTGAAGCCGCGCAGGCGTTGGCTCGCTTTCAGACGGCGCCGGCTGTCAACGAGCATCAAGCCATCCGCCGCCTTTCCATCGCGGCGTTGCGACTGGAGGAGGAAGACGAAATGGCGCTCCGCCGCGCCGGTCTCAAGACCGTCGGCGATCTTGCCGCGCGCCCCATGGCGCCGCTCGCGGCCCGCTTTGGCGCAGAGATGGTGACCAGACTCGATCGGCTTCTGGGTCATGCCAACAGCCGCATTTCCCCTCGCCGCGCCCCTCCAGCGTTGATGTTCGAACAGCGTTTTGCAGAACCGGTTGCCCGCACCGAAGATATATTGACGGCGCTGGACGGGCTTGTCCGCGAAGCCGCAAAAGTGCTGGAAGAAGGCGGGAAGGGCGGGCGGCATTTTGTCGGGCGCCTCTATCGCAGCGATGGCGCGGTGCGGGAGATTGCGGTTGAGACCGGGCTGCCCACGCGCGACCCAGCCGTCACGGCGCGCCTGTTTTGGGAACGGATCAATACGCTTGCCGATCCGATCGATCCCGGCTTCGGTTTCGATCTGGTCCGACTGACCGTGCCGACAGCCGAACCGTTGGGGCCGTCCCAGCTGGAGCTGGAAGGCGGCGGTCTGAGCGAAGAGGCGATGGCCGCGCTGATTGACCGGCTGGGCACGAGATTGGGGCGGCGGCGCATTCGGCGCTTTATCTGGCGCGATACGCATATTCCCGAACAGCAGATGCTGACCCTACCGGTCAGCGAGACCCGCGACCCCCTGCCTTGGCCGCGTCCGGCGGCGGGGGAAGTGCCTCTTCGCCCTTTGCATCTATTCGATCCCCCCCAACCGGTGGAGGTTCTGGCCGAAGTGCCCGACGGTCCGCCCCGCCGCTTTCGCTGGCGCCGCACGCTTCACGAGGTGAAACGCTTTGAAGGGCCGGAGCGCATTGCGGGGGAATGGTGGCGCGTCCCGGTCGAGCGCCTGCCCGACCCCGATCCCGACCCCGGCGCGCTCAACAATCCCCCCTCCCGCCCGCTGCTGACCCGTGATTATTTCCGGGTCGAGGATGCGCGCGGCCGGCGTTTCTGGCTGTTCCGCCATGGCCTGTATGAGCGCGAAACGCAGACGCCTGTCTGGTATATCCATGGGCTGTTCGCGTGA